A single region of the Solwaraspora sp. WMMD791 genome encodes:
- a CDS encoding nuclear transport factor 2 family protein, translating into MPTGATARTAAERLFAHHLDLLERNAIADWVALFTPDGVLEFPYAPAGWPAVFRGHEQIRAQMDKYAENLSLRFDELRFHPSAAPDLVVAEFTGTGTALATGLPVHQTYISVVWTSGDQIRHYRDFWNPAVVLAALGGESAAAEVARG; encoded by the coding sequence ATGCCTACCGGAGCTACCGCCCGTACCGCCGCCGAGCGGTTGTTCGCCCACCACCTCGACCTGCTCGAGCGCAACGCCATCGCCGACTGGGTCGCCCTGTTCACCCCCGACGGCGTGCTGGAGTTCCCGTACGCCCCGGCGGGCTGGCCGGCCGTCTTCCGCGGCCACGAACAGATCCGCGCACAGATGGACAAGTACGCCGAGAACCTGTCACTGCGCTTCGACGAACTGCGGTTCCACCCGAGCGCCGCGCCGGACCTGGTGGTCGCCGAGTTCACCGGCACCGGCACCGCGTTGGCCACCGGGCTGCCGGTACATCAGACGTACATCTCGGTGGTGTGGACCTCAGGCGATCAGATCCGCCACTACCGGGACTTCTGGAACCCGGCGGTGGTCCTGGCCGCGCTGGGTGGGGAGTCCGCAGCGGCCGAGGTGGCCCGTGGTTGA
- a CDS encoding radical SAM protein, whose amino-acid sequence MTAGVRAVVAHPGFAGPPPVDRDAATRRLAQLHRQRAAALAADCPGDDIRSQWRARAFPVLAALAPVMTSTEGEITYPGDPMCLYAALSVTVDAALQSAAAAPEHRAAFPGLCPDWGVAPSKAYRLAAQHGPRGWHTADSNSDRSVFDPRVWDAPAREQLRDDVRRRRPRVFLVSTVSPGHRYALQMAELVKREVPDCLVVFGGRHIDETMRYRPDGTLALEYSATLRAIDEGRARPVVDFLISGDGYFSLHLLMQAIALSMDIRTRATDVDEVVATLDLLAAAGEQVPGTSLLCARTADAVHAFPIKGAAYDLADLPMPYQGFAIRARFPVFPRPDGTPARTAHMTVSNACPYHCDFCSEAAPLAGGLRRFRTEPVAAALERICACVSYGAEAVFFDDSIFWSGNFPLIRAFCTELAALRVASTPAELPPRYRKWIEDEGDWQRLRQLRFGGQVTVDLLTTLHKETDVVDTLRLLKQAGCGYLYLGIESMSEQVMVNIHKNLRRSAQFPWPQKVRTALERIRDAGIPVGSSVLFGLEGEDRTSIEETIDGVGELIDAGLLMLASPNILTYHPATPITRQHQMADSLDYHSPTVDNRPPYIYFEEAFPGVVSRRLTEDDIWYIHEATQRRWGTRRNSAPAEPAADPH is encoded by the coding sequence ATGACCGCAGGAGTACGTGCCGTCGTCGCCCACCCCGGGTTCGCCGGGCCGCCGCCGGTCGACCGTGACGCGGCGACCCGGCGGTTGGCCCAGCTGCACCGGCAGCGGGCCGCCGCGCTGGCCGCCGACTGCCCCGGTGACGACATCCGGTCCCAGTGGCGGGCCCGCGCCTTCCCCGTGCTCGCCGCGCTGGCGCCGGTGATGACCTCGACCGAAGGGGAGATCACCTACCCGGGCGACCCGATGTGTCTGTACGCGGCGTTGAGCGTCACCGTCGACGCGGCCCTGCAGTCGGCGGCCGCCGCCCCCGAGCACCGCGCCGCCTTCCCCGGACTCTGCCCCGACTGGGGTGTCGCCCCGTCGAAGGCCTACCGGCTCGCCGCGCAGCACGGGCCACGGGGCTGGCACACCGCGGACAGCAACTCCGACCGCAGTGTCTTCGACCCCCGCGTCTGGGACGCCCCCGCACGGGAGCAGCTGCGCGACGACGTACGCCGCCGTCGGCCCCGGGTCTTCCTCGTCAGCACCGTCTCCCCCGGCCACCGGTACGCGCTGCAAATGGCCGAACTGGTGAAAAGGGAGGTCCCCGACTGCCTGGTGGTGTTCGGCGGGCGGCACATCGACGAGACGATGCGCTACCGCCCGGACGGCACCCTCGCGCTGGAGTACAGCGCCACCCTGCGGGCCATCGACGAGGGCCGGGCCCGGCCGGTGGTCGACTTCCTCATCTCCGGTGACGGCTACTTCAGCTTGCACCTGCTGATGCAGGCCATCGCGCTGTCGATGGACATCCGCACCCGCGCCACCGACGTCGACGAGGTGGTGGCGACACTGGACCTGCTCGCCGCCGCCGGCGAGCAGGTCCCCGGTACGTCGCTGCTGTGCGCGCGTACCGCCGACGCGGTGCACGCCTTCCCGATCAAGGGTGCCGCATACGATCTGGCCGACCTGCCGATGCCGTACCAGGGTTTCGCGATCCGCGCCCGGTTCCCGGTCTTCCCCCGCCCCGACGGCACTCCGGCGCGCACCGCCCACATGACCGTCTCCAACGCCTGCCCGTACCACTGTGACTTCTGCTCGGAGGCGGCGCCGCTCGCCGGCGGGCTGCGGCGGTTCCGGACCGAACCGGTGGCAGCCGCCCTGGAACGGATATGTGCGTGCGTGAGCTACGGAGCGGAGGCGGTCTTCTTCGACGACTCGATCTTCTGGAGTGGGAACTTTCCGCTGATCCGGGCCTTCTGCACGGAACTGGCCGCGCTGCGGGTGGCCAGCACCCCGGCGGAGCTGCCGCCCCGGTACCGCAAGTGGATCGAGGACGAAGGCGACTGGCAGCGGCTGCGGCAGTTGCGCTTCGGCGGGCAGGTCACCGTCGACCTGCTGACCACCCTGCACAAGGAGACCGATGTGGTCGACACGCTGCGGCTGCTCAAGCAGGCCGGCTGCGGCTACCTCTACCTCGGTATCGAAAGCATGTCCGAGCAGGTGATGGTCAACATTCACAAGAATCTGCGCCGATCGGCGCAGTTCCCCTGGCCGCAGAAGGTACGGACCGCGTTGGAACGCATCCGCGACGCGGGTATCCCGGTCGGCTCGTCGGTGCTGTTCGGCCTGGAGGGCGAGGATCGCACATCGATCGAGGAGACGATCGACGGCGTGGGCGAACTGATCGACGCCGGCCTGTTGATGCTGGCCAGCCCGAACATCCTCACCTACCATCCGGCGACCCCGATCACCCGGCAGCATCAGATGGCCGACTCGCTCGACTACCACTCGCCCACCGTGGACAATCGACCACCGTACATCTATTTCGAGGAGGCATTTCCCGGGGTCGTCTCACGGCGGTTGACCGAGGACGACATCTGGTACATCCACGAGGCGACCCAGCGGCGCTGGGGCACCCGGCGCAACTCGGCGCCGGCGGAGCCGGCCGCCGATCCGCACTGA